The DNA region GAACATTCCCTTGGGGGAGTATTTTGTCACGGCCACGCAGATGCGAAGCGGCCAGCGGGAGCCGCTCCTGATCGCCACGCGCGACACCCCCACGTATGTCTCCCGCGCCCGGGCCCGCTTCCTGCCCGAGACCATGCATGTCCTTGCCATGGAACTGTTCTGGAAGAACCCGTAGATCCGCCGCTGGATACCAGCGCGTCGGCCCCACCATCCAGCCCAAGATCACTATTCCCGACGCGGTTTGGAGATCCCGCTGTCTGCCCGGAAGCCAGACAGCGGGCCAGACGTGCTGGGGATGGGGTCAATGGGGCTCCAGGGATTGAACAATCAGGTCTGCAGCGAAGGCCAGAAGCGGGTGTCCAATCCTTCAAGGAAGCTAACCTGATCACCCAGGCCCGGTTCTATCCCTGCTCCTCCCGGTGGTTCATTCGTCGGGCCACCGCTCGCTGGATCGCTGAAGACCTGCATGCGGCGCCGCCGGCGCAGCACGAAGCGCTGCACCTTCCCACTGGGCGTTTTGGGCAGTTCGTTCACAAAGTGCACCGTGCGCGGGTAGGCGTGCGCGGCGAACTGTTGCTTGACCAGCCGCTGCAACTCGGCGGCGAGCGCCTCGTCTCCACGGTCGTCTGCGCGCAACACCACGAAGGCCTCCAGCACCTCTCCGCGCAACGCGTCCGGCACGCCGATGACTGCCGCCTTCATGACCCGTTCGACATCCCAATCGCTGAGAGTGAAGCGGTGATAGAGCATTGGCGGCAGAGTCGATGACCGCAAGATGGAACCGGGATCCAGGGATTTTCTGACCCCTCAGCGCCGCGTCACTCTACCCTGGCAACTTGCCACAGCCCATTCTCAATTGAAGAAGCCCTGCTGACATGCTGCTTTATGCATTCAAAAAAGCCCCTGCGTCTAGCACGGGCTGATGACAGATTCAAGTTAAAGCGACAAAAGGCGTCGCGCAGTGGCGCTCAGGGATGCGTTCCATCCTTGTGTTCCCCTGTTCTACACTTAAGGGGTGCCTTCCTCTGCCTGGCAGGTCACCGTGCTCGGACTGGCCCACCTCACAGGACCGGGTGACACGGTGCTGGAGCTTGACCGCAAAACTGCTGGCGTCCTGGCCTACCTGGCTGTCGAGGGCAGCGCGCCCCGTTCCCGGCTGGCTGGGTACCTGTGGCCGGAATCCAGGGAGGAGACCGCCCGGAACAACCTCGCGCAGCTGCTGCGCAAACTTCGGCTCGCAGCTGGAGAAGATCTCGTACCTGGGAGCAGCACCGGCCTCCTGAGACTGGCTGACGGTATGCGAACAGACGCTTGCGACGCCCGCGAGGCCTATCTCCTCGGACAATACGAAGCTTTTGTGGCCCATGATCCCTTGCTGCTGGCCGGACAGGACTATGACGACTGCCCCGAATTCGATGACTGGCTCGTCGCGGAACGTGAACGTTGGATGGAGTGGCACCGGGCCGCCCTGCGGGAGCTCTCTGCACAGGCTGAAACGCGCGGCCACCTTGACGAGGCCCTGCGCTGGGCCCTGCAGGCACTGACCGCCGACCCGGTGTCAGAAGGCATGTTCGTGCGGGTGATGACCCTGCAGTACCTGTGTGGTCAGCGCCTCCAGGCCCTGCAGACGTTTGAACGCTGTCAGACCATGCTACAGGTGGAGTTCGGGGTTGAACCGCTGCGTCAGACCAGTGAACTGGCCCAGACCATTGCCAGGAGTACTGCGGCTCCCAGACCATCGGAGTCCGGGTCTCCGCTTCCTCTGACTGTCCTGAGACCTCCCCGCCTGATTGGGCGGGCTGACCAATGGCAGCAGTTACAGCAGGCCTTTGAGGCCAGACAGGTCATGTTCCTGACCGGAGAACCCGGCAGTGGCAAGTCGCGCCTGGCTCTGGACTTCGCCTCATCCGTCGGGACCGTGATGCACCTGCAGGCGCGCCCTGGGGACCAAGACGTCCCCTACGCCACACTGACCCGCCATGCCCGGCACCTCCTGCAGACCACCTCGCCGGACCGGATGCCTGACTGGGCACGCCAGGAACTTGCGGGCTTGGTTCCTGAACTTGCCGGAGCGACCACAAAGGCGCAAGAGAGCAACGGTGAAACCAGACTTCGTCTGTACCGGGCCTTTCTCGAACTGATGCGCGCCGCGGCCCCAGACTGCCGGGCGTTCGTGATGGATGACCTGCAGTTCGCAGATCAGGCCAGTCAGGAAGCTCTGCTGTACGTGCTGGCCAACCGACCGCAGGGGGACTTCCCTGCGCTTCTCGCTGTCGCGCGCGAAGGAGAGCTTGCCACCCCCACCCATGAACGCCTGGACGCGCTGATCGGGACGGGGCTCGCCGTCAACTGCGCCGTCGCGCCTCTCTCTGACGAAGCGATTCAGGAATTTCTCGGAAGCCTCGAGGTGCCCGAAGTTCAGCACCTGGCGGCCGATCTTGCCCGCTACACCCGCGGGAATCCACTGTTCATCCTTGAGACCCTCAAGCACATCATGCAAACTGACGGGTATCTCAATGCCTCCCTGGGGTACTTCACGCTGCCGAAACGGGTGGGGGTCCTGATCGAGCAGCGTCTGAAGCGCCTGTCTCCAACGGCCCTTCAGGTCGCTCAGGCTGCCGCCGTCCTCCAGAGTGACTTTGATCTTGACGTGGTGAGCGAGGTCCTGAATCAACCCATCTTCACCCTGATTCCCGTCTGGGAAGAACTTGAACGTGCGCAGGTCTTCGACCGTGACCGTTTCACCCATGACATCGTCTATGAAAGCGTCCGCAATAGCTTGCCAGGGGGAGTGTGGCAGGCCCTGCACCGCAGCGCTGCGAGGACCCTTGAACGTCACGGCGCTGCGCCAGCACGGGTGGCCCGGCACTGGCTCGAGGGGGCGCGGCCTGCTGCGGCTGTCCCGTTTCTCCGCAGCGCGGCGCAGCAGGCCGAGCAACGTTACCTGCTATGGGAAGCGGCGCAGACCTATGCTCAACTGACCGATCTGCTGAATCAGCTTCAGGACCAGCCGGCTGCGTTTGATGCGCTCGACGCCCAGGCGGAGACGCTGATCAACCTGCAGGACGCCGATGGGCTTGCTGCCGTCGTCAGCCGACTGCAAAACAGTGCCGTGACCCTCGCTCAGCAGGTTGCTGCTCGTGTGCGTCACTGCTTTCTCCTGTTCCTGTGCGGTGATCAGCCCGCGCTGCTGCAGGCGTCGGAAGAAGGGTTGGCGTGGGCCCGTGAGGCCGGAGACCTGAAAGCCGAAGCGTCCTTCCTCGAGGGAATCGCCTACGTCGATATCATTCGTGGCGGTGGCGTGCGTGCGCGTGAGGCGTTCACCCGCATGCTCGAAGTGGGTCAGGCCTGCGGGGACACGGAACTGCAGGCCAAATCCCATGAGGGCCTGGGCATGGTGATCCGCAACAACCGTCCCCTGGTGCTCGAGCATTACCGCCAGGCCGCCCTCCTGCACGAACAGAACGGGAACATCAGCAGCTTCGCCGCTGCCTCCGGAAAACGAGCCTGGCTGCAGTACGAGGTGGGTGACGTCCACGGGGCACTCCAGATCTTTGAGCACGCCCACCGGCGTCTCAACGAGGTCCGCGAGGGGCATGACAGTGTCAAATTGATCAACGCCTGGGGGCGCAGTACCTGCCTTCAGGCCCTGGGTCACTACGCAGCCGCTCTGGAGGTTCCCACAGGGGCGTTGGCGATCTCGTCCGGCCGGGACGCTGGTTCGACCGGATGGCGACGCGTGCTGGAGCTCCAGCGGGGCCGCGTGCTGCTGGAGCTCGGGTGTTCCCAGGAAGCCCTGTCCGCCATTCAAGGGGCCATCGCGGCTCCGGAATACATCCAGAATATTCGGAGCCGCGGGATGATCTCCCTGGGCCAGGCTCTCCTGGCGGTCGGGCAACTTTCCGAAGCCCGGCAGGTATTCTCACAAGCGGAAACCCTGCTGGACCCAGAAAATGGGCCTTACTACTGGACGCAAGTGCAGCTCGGCCAGGCTCAACTGCTACCCGCCGAACAGCAGCTGGCGGTGTTCGAGAGCCTGCTCGACCTCGCCCAGCGAAAAACCCTGCCGCACCTGTCGCTGGCCGTACAGATCCGCCGGGCACAGGCCCTGATGGCGCTCGATCTGCCCGCAGCAGAGCGCGATCTGGAAGGCGACGCGGCCGCTCACGGGGTGCTGAGCTTTGGTGAAGTGCTCCTCACCCGCTACCGTGTGGCCCGCAGGAACGCCAGCCCTGATGCGGCGGCTCGCCTGCACGCCCTCACGGAGTGGGTGACCCGAACCGCCCAGGATCAGGTTCCAGCCCAACACCGCGCATCCTTCTGGTCATTCAACCCGGCCGCACGTGTGGTGCACGAAGCGCAACCCGCTCTATCACACATCAGAATCACGCGTGGTTAAGCCGGGACGGGTGGTCACTGCGCCTGTGACCCGTTCACGCCGGACCAAAAGCCCGGGTGCGCGAATACGCACCTGAGCCCGTGTGGCACCTTGAGCTTGTTATGGGCGGGCGATCCAGAAGTAGGTCTTGACCAACGTTCCGCTGTGCCCACAGGAGTCGTATCCGTTGAAGAGCACTTTGGCAGACGGCCTGAGACTCTCCTCGGTGTTCGTCCTGCTTACGGACAATGGCGTTTGGCTGCCGTCAGCGTTCACCAGGGCCGCGGTTAAGGTGTAGTACCCGACCGGGATGTCCTGAAGAGCCTTGTCAACGCTCGTGACCCGCTTGATCGTCGTGCCTGTGCTGCCGTCGATGAGTGGCCCGTCCGGCACCAGCGTGACCTCAACCTGCGCGGAACGGTCGACGGCCTCGTCCGGGTCAGTGAACGTATTCAACAGCGCCAGAGACCCGCCCCAGAAACCGCTGCCGATGTTGTCGTTCGTTTGATCGGAAGGCCCACTGATTTTCCAACGGAAATTGCGGATTACACCAGCCGAGGCGTTGAACGCGTCTTTGTAGGGTTCCGGGTCACCAGCCATGCGCAGACAGTACTGCCGATCGTGGTAATTCACTTCCTTGTAGGCGGAGACGTAATACGGGTTGGTGGCCGGATTGAGCTCAATGGACTGATACTTCCCGTCCGTGCCCGTCGAGGTAAAGACTGTCCCACGGAACATGGCGGGCTCAATAATCAGCTTGACGCCGGGCACGGGGTCACCTCGCACGTCCAGCACCCGGCCACTGACCGTGTTTGGCGTGGGCTTGCCTGGCTTGCCTTCCGTTCCCCCGCCGGTGCCACTTCCGGTACCGGGGTCAGCGGCGGGGACGGCGCCGCCACAAGCACTGAGCGTGACAAGCGAGAGGGTGAGAAGCAGGGCCTGTGTTCTTTTGTGCATGTGGTCTCCTTGTACGCCACGCATCGCAGTGAATCCTCGTCGGGCGATGAGACAGGTGTACAGGGAAACCGATGAATTCTGGATGATCGCCTTGGCACGAACAGGGCGGTGCGAAGAGCAGACCCCAGACCCAGCCTGGCTCCGCCACCCGATCAGATCTGAAGCAACCC from Deinococcus humi includes:
- a CDS encoding AMP-binding enzyme; this encodes MLYHRFTLSDWDVERVMKAAVIGVPDALRGEVLEAFVVLRADDRGDEALAAELQRLVKQQFAAHAYPRTVHFVNELPKTPSGKVQRFVLRRRRRMQVFSDPASGGPTNEPPGGAGIEPGLGDQVSFLEGLDTRFWPSLQT
- a CDS encoding AAA family ATPase, with the translated sequence MPSSAWQVTVLGLAHLTGPGDTVLELDRKTAGVLAYLAVEGSAPRSRLAGYLWPESREETARNNLAQLLRKLRLAAGEDLVPGSSTGLLRLADGMRTDACDAREAYLLGQYEAFVAHDPLLLAGQDYDDCPEFDDWLVAERERWMEWHRAALRELSAQAETRGHLDEALRWALQALTADPVSEGMFVRVMTLQYLCGQRLQALQTFERCQTMLQVEFGVEPLRQTSELAQTIARSTAAPRPSESGSPLPLTVLRPPRLIGRADQWQQLQQAFEARQVMFLTGEPGSGKSRLALDFASSVGTVMHLQARPGDQDVPYATLTRHARHLLQTTSPDRMPDWARQELAGLVPELAGATTKAQESNGETRLRLYRAFLELMRAAAPDCRAFVMDDLQFADQASQEALLYVLANRPQGDFPALLAVAREGELATPTHERLDALIGTGLAVNCAVAPLSDEAIQEFLGSLEVPEVQHLAADLARYTRGNPLFILETLKHIMQTDGYLNASLGYFTLPKRVGVLIEQRLKRLSPTALQVAQAAAVLQSDFDLDVVSEVLNQPIFTLIPVWEELERAQVFDRDRFTHDIVYESVRNSLPGGVWQALHRSAARTLERHGAAPARVARHWLEGARPAAAVPFLRSAAQQAEQRYLLWEAAQTYAQLTDLLNQLQDQPAAFDALDAQAETLINLQDADGLAAVVSRLQNSAVTLAQQVAARVRHCFLLFLCGDQPALLQASEEGLAWAREAGDLKAEASFLEGIAYVDIIRGGGVRAREAFTRMLEVGQACGDTELQAKSHEGLGMVIRNNRPLVLEHYRQAALLHEQNGNISSFAAASGKRAWLQYEVGDVHGALQIFEHAHRRLNEVREGHDSVKLINAWGRSTCLQALGHYAAALEVPTGALAISSGRDAGSTGWRRVLELQRGRVLLELGCSQEALSAIQGAIAAPEYIQNIRSRGMISLGQALLAVGQLSEARQVFSQAETLLDPENGPYYWTQVQLGQAQLLPAEQQLAVFESLLDLAQRKTLPHLSLAVQIRRAQALMALDLPAAERDLEGDAAAHGVLSFGEVLLTRYRVARRNASPDAAARLHALTEWVTRTAQDQVPAQHRASFWSFNPAARVVHEAQPALSHIRITRG
- a CDS encoding carboxypeptidase-like regulatory domain-containing protein translates to MHKRTQALLLTLSLVTLSACGGAVPAADPGTGSGTGGGTEGKPGKPTPNTVSGRVLDVRGDPVPGVKLIIEPAMFRGTVFTSTGTDGKYQSIELNPATNPYYVSAYKEVNYHDRQYCLRMAGDPEPYKDAFNASAGVIRNFRWKISGPSDQTNDNIGSGFWGGSLALLNTFTDPDEAVDRSAQVEVTLVPDGPLIDGSTGTTIKRVTSVDKALQDIPVGYYTLTAALVNADGSQTPLSVSRTNTEESLRPSAKVLFNGYDSCGHSGTLVKTYFWIARP